Proteins co-encoded in one Juglans regia cultivar Chandler chromosome 16, Walnut 2.0, whole genome shotgun sequence genomic window:
- the LOC108986761 gene encoding transcription factor bHLH90, whose protein sequence is MEDALKGLETLVEWLRPLAQTRAWEYCVVWKLGDDPSRFIEWIGCCCSGGVDGDENVKEEPGEEHHSSPLCRDVHFEHPMRTKACQALAQLPSSMPLYSGFHGEVVISNQPRWIFSDANSSNSATSNDSLGTQVLIPVVGGLVELFATEHIPKDQKFIELITAQCTISFDQEAMSAWSYANPNLSGNHLDPVREDYLPNWPLPLHLPSLNPRIQALPPVIHSSSYSCVDRSSSGSNPSHEYPSLDLDSCQISLHGAINQSIGKSSGSKKAKYSQCSLKRRTGSIANGRNMVENDETKVIKKQEREQYHSKNLVTERNRRNRIKDGLFTLRSLVPKISKMDRTAILGDAIGYIQELEEEVKQLQDELMEMNEEDSRKNESELKISTSDQIQGSATTPLPPTQRNQGLSSSGEKKKTEVQVEVNQISQRDFLIKFFCEHKRGGFSRLMESLHLLGLQVADANITTFYGKVLNILKVEAKKDIQLKKLRSSLIELTN, encoded by the exons ATGGAGGATGCATTGAAGGGTCTGGAGACACTCGTGGAGTGGCTTAGACCCCTTGCTCAGACTAGGGCTTGGGAATACTGTGTTGTTTGGAAATTAGGAGACGATCCCTCAAG gtTCATTGAATGGATAGGTTGCTGTTGTAGTGGTGGAGTTGATGGGGATGAGAATGTGAAAGAAGAACCAGGTGAGGAGCACCACTCGAGCCCCCTATGCAGGGATGTCCATTTTGAGCACCCCATGAGGACAAAGGCCTGTCAGGCTCTTGCTCAGCTTCCTTCTTCTATGCCACTGTATTCTGG GTTTCATGGGGAGGTTGTGATATCAAACCAACCGAGGTGGATTTTTTCCGATGCTAATTCCTCAAATTCAGCTACTTCAAAT GATTCATTGGGAACCCAAGTTCTGATCCCAGTTGTTGGTGGGCTTGTTGAGCTCTTTGCCACGGAACAT ATACCAAAAGATCAAAAGTTCATAGAGTTAATTACAGCTCAGTGTACCATCTCTTTTGATCAAGAAGCCATGAGTGCCTGGAGCTATGCTAATCCGAACCTCAGTGGCAATCATCTTGATCCCGTGCGTGAAGATTACTTACCAAATTGGCCACTTCCCCTGCACTTGCCAAGTTTGAATCCCAGGATACAGGCTCTTCCACCAGTGATCCATTCCAGCTCCTATTCATGTGTAGATAGATCATCCAGTGGTTCCAATCCTTCGCATGAATACCCATCACTAGATTTAGATTCTTGTCAGATATCTCTGCATGGTGCTATAAATCAGTCAATTGGCAAATCTTCTGGCTCTAAAAAGGCCAAGTACAGTCAGTGTTCATTGAAGCGACGGACAGGATCGATTGCAAATGGTAGAAATATGGTAGAAAACGATGAAACAAAAGTTATAAAGAAGCAAGAAAGAGAACAATACCATTCAAAAAATTTGGTCACagagagaaatagaagaaaCAGGATAAAAGACGGGCTCTTCACCCTGCGCTCGTTAGTCCCAAAGATATCCAAG ATGGATAGAACTGCTATTCTTGGAGACGCAATTGGGTATATACAAGAGTTGGAGGAGGAAGTGAAGCAACTTCAGGATGAGCTCATGGAAATGAATGAAGAGGACAGCAGGAAGAATGAATCGGAGTTGAAGATCTCAACGTCAGACCAAATACAAGGCAGCGCCACCACACCTTTGCCACCTACTCAGCGGAACCAGGGCTTGTCCAGCTctggagaaaagaagaaaacagag GTGCAAGTTGAAGTGAACCAGATAAGCCAAAGAGACTTCTTGATTAAATTCTTCTGCGAGCATAAGCGAGGTGGGTTTTCAAGGTTGATGGAATCTTTACATTTGCTAGGGCTTCAAGTAGCTGATGCAAATATCACCACATTCTATGGCAAGGTCCTGAATATTCTCAAGGTTGAG GCAAAGAAGGACATTCAACTGAAGAAGCTGAGGAGCTCTTTGATCGAGCTAACAAACTAG